One genomic region from Parerythrobacter aestuarii encodes:
- a CDS encoding helix-turn-helix transcriptional regulator, which produces MKNRLKVLRAERDWSQQDLAERLGVSRQSVNAIETGRYDPSLPLAFRIADVFALAIEDIFQREAEE; this is translated from the coding sequence ATGAAGAACCGCCTAAAAGTCCTGCGCGCCGAGCGCGACTGGAGCCAGCAGGATCTGGCCGAGCGGCTCGGCGTCTCTCGCCAGAGCGTCAACGCCATCGAAACCGGTCGCTACGACCCGTCGCTTCCACTGGCGTTCAGGATTGCCGATGTATTCGCGCTGGCTATCGAGGACATCTTCCAAAGGGAGGCGGAAGAATGA